The following are encoded together in the Gorilla gorilla gorilla isolate KB3781 chromosome 14, NHGRI_mGorGor1-v2.1_pri, whole genome shotgun sequence genome:
- the GJB2 gene encoding gap junction beta-2 protein, with protein MDWGTLQTILGGVNKHSTSIGKIWLTVLFIFRIMILVVAAKEVWGDEQADFVCNTLQPGCKNVCYDHYFPISHIRLWALQLIFVSTPALLVAMHVAYRRHEKKRKFIKGEIKSEFKDIEEIKTQKVRIEGSLWWTYTSSIFFRVIFEAAFMYVFYVMYDGFSMQRLVKCNAWPCPNTVDCFVSRPTEKTVFTVFMIAVSGICILLNVTELCYLLIRYCSGKSKKPV; from the coding sequence ATGGATTGGGGCACGCTGCAGACGATCCTGGGGGGTGTGAACAAACACTCCACCAGCATTGGAAAGATCTGGCTCACCGTCCTCTTCATTTTTCGCATTATGATCCTCGTCGTGGCTGCAAAGGAGGTGTGGGGAGATGAGCAGGCCGACTTTGTCTGCAACACCCTGCAGCCAGGCTGCAAGAATGTGTGCTACGATCACTACTTCCCCATCTCCCACATCCGGCTATGGGCCCTGCAGCTGATCTTCGTGTCCACGCCAGCGCTCCTAGTGGCCATGCACGTGGCCTACCGGAGACATGAGAAGAAGAGGAAGTTCATCAAGGGGGAGATAAAGAGTGAATTTAAGGACATCGAGGAGATCAAAACCCAGAAGGTCCGCATCGAAGGCTCCCTGTGGTGGACCTACACAAGCAGCATCTTCTTCCGGGTCATCTTCGAAGCCGCCTTCATGTACGTCTTCTATGTCATGTACGACGGCTTCTCCATGCAGCGGCTGGTGAAGTGCAACGCCTGGCCTTGTCCCAACACTGTGGACTGCTTTGTGTCCCGGCCCACGGAGAAGACTGTCTTCACAGTGTTCATGATTGCAGTGTCTGGAATTTGCATCCTGCTGAATGTCACTGAATTGTGTTATTTGCTAATTAGATATTGTTCTGGGAAGTCAAAAAAGCCAGTTTAA